One genomic window of Myxococcus xanthus includes the following:
- a CDS encoding MotA/TolQ/ExbB proton channel family protein, translating into MQFTLAEIWDHTGLFARMIIFTLGIMSIASLVVLAERMIVFRKTRSDSRNFAAKMGAILAKGDLNTAANTNLGKDVGHLGRVINSGLTAYRISPNNKDVAVESVARALERQAQREVQSMKRGLGLLATVGSTAPFVGLLGTTMGIVNAFQLMAQAGSGGLGTISAGIAEALITTAFGLLVAIPAVMAYNFLQGWVDARSVDISESSNEFLDVVARHLGGGAQSSNAA; encoded by the coding sequence ATGCAATTCACTCTCGCAGAAATCTGGGATCACACGGGCCTCTTCGCCCGTATGATCATCTTCACCCTGGGCATCATGTCCATCGCCTCGCTGGTCGTGTTGGCGGAGCGCATGATCGTCTTCCGCAAGACGCGGTCTGACAGCCGCAACTTCGCCGCGAAGATGGGTGCCATCCTGGCCAAAGGCGACCTGAACACGGCCGCCAACACCAACCTGGGCAAGGATGTGGGCCACCTGGGCCGGGTGATCAACTCCGGACTGACGGCGTACCGGATCAGCCCGAACAACAAGGACGTGGCGGTGGAGTCGGTGGCGCGCGCGCTGGAGCGTCAGGCGCAGCGTGAGGTCCAGAGCATGAAGCGCGGTCTGGGCCTGCTGGCCACGGTCGGCTCCACGGCGCCGTTCGTCGGTCTGCTCGGCACCACGATGGGTATCGTCAACGCCTTCCAGCTGATGGCGCAGGCGGGCTCCGGTGGTCTCGGCACGATCTCCGCCGGTATCGCCGAGGCGCTCATCACCACGGCCTTCGGTCTGCTCGTGGCCATCCCCGCGGTGATGGCGTACAACTTCCTGCAGGGCTGGGTGGACGCGCGCTCGGTGGACATCTCCGAGTCGTCCAACGAGTTCCTGGACGTGGTTGCCCGCCACCTGGGTGGTGGCGCGCAGTCCTCGAACGCCGCCTGA
- a CDS encoding energy transducer TonB, translating to MFDSVLDRGQGPKSRFGVGATVSVILHVALFGLSIWLSTRPPVEEEKEIEVTLKATMAPPPPPPPPPPPPASSSKPKTQPKKPKKPDAIVQPKEIPKEVPKEVEPSEEPPAEEEASEEVVEGGVEGGVVGGVVGGVVGGVIGGVVGGQLGGTGTDVLPFGAGMTRPEKLSGPQPEYSREALEARVQGTMIVKCIVTVEGRVENCRIIKPLPHMDRAVLDALASSRYKPVTFQGRPVQVDYTFTLNFKLPR from the coding sequence ATGTTCGATTCAGTCCTTGACCGTGGTCAGGGGCCCAAGTCGCGATTCGGCGTCGGGGCTACTGTCTCGGTTATCCTCCATGTGGCGCTGTTCGGCCTCTCCATCTGGCTGTCGACGCGACCGCCCGTCGAGGAGGAGAAGGAGATTGAGGTCACGCTGAAGGCGACCATGGCACCGCCTCCGCCGCCCCCTCCTCCTCCACCGCCTCCTGCCTCTTCGAGCAAGCCGAAGACGCAGCCGAAGAAGCCCAAGAAGCCGGACGCCATCGTCCAGCCGAAGGAGATTCCGAAGGAGGTCCCGAAGGAAGTGGAGCCCTCCGAAGAGCCTCCCGCTGAAGAAGAGGCGAGCGAAGAAGTCGTCGAGGGCGGCGTGGAAGGTGGCGTGGTCGGCGGCGTCGTCGGTGGCGTGGTCGGTGGTGTGATTGGCGGCGTGGTCGGCGGCCAGCTTGGCGGGACGGGAACCGACGTGCTTCCGTTCGGTGCGGGCATGACGCGGCCGGAGAAGTTGTCCGGTCCTCAGCCCGAGTACTCTCGTGAGGCGCTCGAGGCTCGCGTCCAGGGAACGATGATCGTGAAGTGCATCGTCACCGTGGAAGGTCGAGTGGAGAACTGCCGGATCATCAAGCCCCTGCCCCACATGGACCGGGCCGTCCTGGACGCGCTGGCGTCGTCGCGCTACAAGCCGGTCACGTTCCAGGGCCGTCCTGTGCAGGTGGACTACACCTTCACCCTGAACTTCAAGCTGCCGCGCTGA
- a CDS encoding radical SAM protein translates to MEGRYSLIERVRSLLADEQGTLHKAAPYRVALCYPSPYHVGMSSLGYQAIYREIHEHPGATAERVFLPDDVDAFKRTRTPLFTWESQVPVADFDMLAFSVAYELELTGLFSMLELTGIPLLAEERQDGRYPLVVGGGPLTFSNPDPLEPFVDVLVQGEAEDLIHLLVEAAATMEREALLAHLARIPGFRVPGRGGARYHVAKATDSRLPARSQIVTPNTELRSMFLIEPERGCSRGCHYCVMRRTTNGGMRTVPPERILSLIPEHARRVGLVGAAVTDHPRIVELLRTIVESGREVGVSSLRADRLTQELVDQLRRGGATNLTVAADGPSQRLRDMVDRKHSEEQIVRAATFARTAGMKQLKVYNVVGLPTEEDADIDELIRFTSELSRILPVALGVAPFVAKRNTPLDGAPFMGIREVEGRLERLRKGLRGRAEVRPTSARWAWVEYMLAQCGPEAGLAAMDAWKAGGNFAAWKRAFDARECEPYLARRVEDGRRNPVLWPTVPRTAPPASAA, encoded by the coding sequence ATGGAGGGCCGTTACTCACTCATCGAGCGCGTTCGCAGCTTGCTAGCGGACGAACAGGGCACGCTGCACAAGGCGGCGCCCTACCGGGTGGCCCTCTGCTACCCCAGCCCCTACCACGTGGGCATGAGCTCGCTCGGCTACCAGGCCATCTACCGTGAAATCCACGAGCATCCTGGCGCGACGGCCGAGCGCGTCTTCCTTCCGGATGACGTGGACGCCTTCAAGCGCACCCGGACGCCGCTCTTCACCTGGGAGTCCCAGGTCCCTGTCGCCGACTTCGACATGCTGGCCTTCTCCGTGGCCTATGAGCTGGAGCTGACGGGGCTCTTCTCCATGTTGGAGCTGACGGGCATCCCGCTCCTGGCGGAGGAGCGCCAGGATGGCCGCTATCCGCTCGTGGTGGGCGGCGGGCCGTTGACGTTCTCCAACCCGGATCCGCTGGAGCCCTTCGTGGACGTGCTCGTCCAGGGCGAGGCGGAGGATTTGATCCACCTGCTGGTGGAGGCCGCGGCGACCATGGAGCGCGAGGCCCTCCTGGCGCACCTGGCGCGCATCCCGGGCTTCCGCGTGCCCGGGCGGGGCGGAGCGCGGTACCACGTGGCCAAGGCCACGGATTCACGGCTGCCTGCTCGGTCGCAAATCGTGACACCGAACACCGAGCTGCGCTCGATGTTCCTCATCGAGCCGGAGCGGGGCTGCTCCCGGGGCTGCCATTACTGCGTCATGCGGCGCACCACGAACGGGGGCATGCGCACGGTGCCGCCGGAGCGGATCCTGTCCCTGATTCCGGAGCATGCCCGCCGGGTGGGGCTGGTGGGCGCGGCGGTGACGGACCATCCGCGCATCGTCGAGTTGCTCCGGACGATTGTGGAGTCCGGCCGTGAGGTGGGGGTGTCCTCCCTGCGCGCGGACCGGCTGACCCAGGAGCTGGTGGATCAGCTCCGGCGCGGAGGGGCCACCAACCTCACGGTGGCGGCGGACGGTCCGTCACAGCGCCTGCGGGACATGGTGGACCGGAAGCACTCGGAGGAACAGATTGTCCGGGCCGCGACCTTCGCTCGTACGGCGGGGATGAAGCAGCTCAAGGTGTACAACGTCGTGGGTCTGCCGACCGAAGAGGACGCGGACATCGACGAGCTCATCCGCTTCACCAGCGAGCTGTCCCGCATCCTACCGGTGGCGCTGGGCGTGGCGCCTTTCGTGGCCAAGCGCAACACGCCGTTGGATGGCGCTCCCTTCATGGGCATTCGCGAGGTGGAGGGGCGGCTGGAGCGACTGCGCAAGGGGCTCCGGGGGCGCGCCGAGGTGCGCCCGACGTCCGCGCGTTGGGCCTGGGTGGAGTACATGCTGGCCCAGTGCGGTCCGGAGGCGGGGCTGGCGGCCATGGATGCCTGGAAGGCCGGAGGGAACTTCGCGGCCTGGAAGCGGGCCTTCGACGCCCGGGAGTGTGAGCCGTACCTGGCCCGGCGGGTGGAGGACGGTCGGCGCAACCCCGTCCTGTGGCCCACCGTGCCGAGGACCGCGCCCCCGGCGTCCGCCGCCTGA
- a CDS encoding TonB-dependent receptor, with product MHLNRVLRETGVVVAAGLLYGSAAFAQSSTIIGTVIDAQSRQPAADVVVTATSPNLQGEQTVVTDAQGNYRIPQLPPGDYTLRFEKEQFKPYARSAIQLRLNRTIRVNVELLPEALGEVVEIVGAPPTIDVGSTTMGVNVDQEFIKRIAVARPGGKGGATRSFESLAELAPGAQNDNYGVSINGSTSPENGYVVDGLSTNDPAFGVNASPLSIEFVQDVNIITGGYMPEFGRSTGGVINAVTRSGSNEFHGSVFANWTPGTLEGTRKQIREEGTVITGQNQLQNLGDFGATLGGPILKDKLWFFAGFAPSFTRYQHTRTLNALRVDDEGNTIKDETDFTVADAIPGSARKYYADSRTIQYMGKLTYLINQDHNVSFALNGTPTSTGGLGKLSVNPQSGGLPGVLATRPGDFGLTETKANTTSLALKYAGAFADKKVLVDANLGWFHQTASTLPGDGSNLGDRTGLAGYSRMVYTTPRALTLFEALPEGQEGACGSTPEEQLLRCPVTGYGVGGPGFMSDQTLDRYQANAKATYLLNALGTHVFKAGVDVELLSFDQVKAYGGGVFFQEGSNYGVAGQGPAVHDARRYGYQTGPDSAVTQFTQVAKTTSTTVGGFLQDSWSIANRVTLNLGVRYDVQALYGGNGDLSLLLGNQWSPRIGAIVDPFANGRAKVFVNFARYYEQVPLNLMDRAFPGENRISARRSLAEPGQGTATSCDPSSFESQQATCNTDSNLLAIPESSRNVNRFYTGGTVGGTPVDPDIKAQSSDEIVVGAEYEVLANTRLGASYTHKDMNSVIEDMSRDDGNTYFLGNPGSGFAGEFPTPVRNYDNVTVYLNRTFADGWLAQANYTWSRLYGNYPGLFRPETGQLDPNILSDFDLIELLENRTGLLPFDRTHQIKVFGAKEFNISNALSASVGVSYRGSSGTPINYWGSHWAYLQDESFVLPRGAGGRTPWINTIDSNIGVNYRVSKDSVVSFTLDVFNLFNFQGVNTVDQTYTLRDIKPIPGGTPADLENLPGRVEFQDQAPRDEPFGSVDGDVNKNFKNPLSYQAPRQVRFGIRYTF from the coding sequence ATGCACTTGAACCGAGTGCTCCGGGAAACCGGAGTTGTTGTCGCCGCAGGTCTGCTGTACGGATCCGCGGCTTTCGCGCAGTCGAGCACGATCATCGGTACGGTGATCGACGCTCAGAGTCGGCAGCCTGCCGCTGACGTCGTTGTGACCGCCACCTCGCCCAACCTTCAGGGTGAGCAGACGGTCGTCACCGACGCGCAGGGTAACTACCGCATCCCCCAGTTGCCCCCCGGCGACTACACCCTGCGGTTCGAGAAGGAGCAGTTCAAGCCGTACGCTCGTTCGGCCATCCAGCTGCGTCTCAACCGCACCATCCGCGTCAACGTGGAGCTGCTCCCCGAGGCGCTCGGTGAGGTGGTTGAGATCGTCGGCGCGCCCCCGACCATCGACGTGGGTTCCACGACGATGGGCGTGAACGTCGATCAGGAGTTCATCAAGCGCATCGCCGTTGCGCGTCCGGGTGGCAAGGGCGGCGCGACCCGCTCCTTCGAGTCCCTGGCCGAGCTCGCGCCTGGCGCCCAGAACGACAACTACGGCGTGTCCATCAACGGCTCGACCTCGCCTGAGAACGGCTACGTGGTGGACGGCCTGTCCACGAACGACCCGGCCTTCGGCGTGAACGCCAGCCCGTTGAGCATCGAGTTCGTGCAGGACGTGAACATCATCACCGGCGGTTACATGCCGGAGTTCGGCCGGTCCACCGGCGGCGTCATCAACGCGGTCACCCGGTCGGGCTCCAACGAGTTCCACGGCTCCGTGTTCGCGAACTGGACGCCGGGCACCCTCGAGGGTACCCGCAAGCAGATTCGTGAAGAGGGCACGGTCATCACCGGCCAGAACCAGCTGCAGAACCTGGGCGACTTCGGCGCCACCCTCGGTGGTCCGATCCTCAAGGACAAGCTGTGGTTCTTCGCCGGCTTCGCGCCGTCGTTCACCCGCTACCAGCACACCCGCACGCTCAATGCGCTGCGCGTCGATGACGAAGGCAACACGATCAAGGACGAGACCGACTTCACGGTCGCGGACGCGATCCCCGGTTCCGCCAGGAAGTACTACGCCGACTCCCGTACCATTCAGTACATGGGTAAGTTGACGTACCTCATCAACCAGGACCACAACGTGTCGTTCGCCCTGAACGGTACGCCGACCTCGACGGGTGGCCTTGGGAAGCTGAGCGTCAATCCCCAGTCGGGAGGCCTGCCGGGCGTGCTGGCTACCCGTCCGGGTGACTTCGGTCTTACGGAGACGAAGGCCAACACGACGTCTCTGGCCCTGAAGTACGCCGGTGCCTTCGCGGACAAGAAGGTCCTCGTTGATGCGAACCTCGGCTGGTTCCACCAGACCGCGTCCACCCTGCCGGGTGACGGCAGCAACCTGGGCGATCGCACGGGCCTGGCTGGCTACTCGCGGATGGTGTACACCACCCCGCGCGCGCTGACCCTGTTCGAAGCCCTGCCCGAAGGGCAGGAGGGTGCCTGCGGCAGCACGCCGGAAGAGCAACTGCTCCGCTGCCCGGTGACGGGCTACGGGGTGGGTGGCCCTGGCTTCATGAGCGACCAGACGCTGGATCGCTACCAGGCCAACGCGAAGGCCACCTACCTGCTGAACGCGCTGGGCACCCACGTGTTCAAGGCAGGCGTGGACGTCGAGTTGCTGTCGTTCGACCAGGTGAAGGCGTACGGCGGCGGCGTGTTCTTCCAGGAGGGTTCGAACTACGGGGTTGCTGGCCAGGGCCCCGCCGTGCACGATGCGCGTCGCTACGGGTATCAGACCGGTCCTGACTCTGCGGTGACGCAGTTCACCCAGGTTGCCAAGACGACCAGCACCACGGTCGGTGGCTTCCTCCAGGACTCCTGGTCCATCGCGAACCGGGTGACTCTGAACCTGGGCGTCCGCTACGACGTGCAGGCGCTCTACGGCGGCAATGGCGACCTCTCGCTGCTGCTCGGCAATCAGTGGTCGCCGCGTATCGGCGCCATCGTCGACCCGTTCGCCAACGGCCGCGCGAAGGTGTTCGTGAACTTCGCTCGTTACTACGAGCAGGTCCCGCTCAACCTGATGGACCGCGCGTTCCCGGGTGAGAACCGCATCTCCGCGCGTCGCTCCCTCGCGGAGCCGGGCCAGGGCACGGCGACCTCGTGCGACCCGTCCAGCTTCGAGAGCCAGCAGGCTACGTGCAACACCGACTCGAACCTGCTTGCCATTCCGGAGAGCAGCCGCAACGTGAACCGCTTCTACACGGGCGGCACGGTTGGCGGGACGCCGGTCGACCCGGACATCAAGGCCCAGTCCTCTGACGAAATCGTGGTCGGCGCCGAGTACGAAGTGCTGGCGAACACCCGCCTGGGTGCGAGCTACACGCACAAGGACATGAACTCGGTCATCGAGGACATGAGCCGCGACGACGGCAACACGTACTTCCTCGGTAACCCCGGCAGCGGCTTCGCCGGTGAGTTCCCGACGCCGGTTCGTAACTACGACAACGTCACCGTCTACCTGAACCGTACGTTCGCCGACGGCTGGCTCGCCCAGGCCAACTACACCTGGTCGCGCCTGTACGGTAACTATCCTGGTCTGTTCCGTCCTGAGACGGGCCAGCTCGACCCGAACATCCTCTCGGACTTCGACCTCATCGAGCTCCTGGAGAACCGCACGGGTCTGCTGCCGTTCGACCGCACGCACCAGATCAAGGTCTTCGGTGCGAAGGAGTTCAACATCTCGAACGCCCTGTCGGCGAGCGTGGGTGTCTCCTACCGCGGTAGCTCTGGTACGCCGATCAACTACTGGGGTAGCCACTGGGCCTACCTCCAGGACGAGTCCTTCGTCCTCCCCCGTGGCGCTGGCGGCCGTACGCCGTGGATCAACACCATCGACTCCAACATTGGCGTGAACTACCGCGTCAGCAAGGACAGCGTGGTGTCGTTCACCCTGGACGTGTTCAACCTCTTCAACTTCCAGGGCGTGAACACGGTCGACCAGACGTACACCCTGCGCGACATCAAGCCCATCCCGGGTGGCACGCCTGCGGACCTGGAGAACCTCCCGGGCCGCGTGGAGTTCCAGGACCAGGCGCCGCGTGACGAGCCCTTCGGCAGTGTCGACGGCGACGTGAACAAGAACTTCAAGAACCCGCTCTCGTACCAGGCGCCCCGTCAGGTCCGCTTCGGCATCCGGTACACGTTCTAA
- a CDS encoding ExbD/TolR family protein has protein sequence MGMSAGPKGSVKSDINVTPLVDVVLVLLIIFMVVTPMLQRGKSVELPKATEIEKEGKGKEADPLILSITPDKKVFVENDQVDEKGLQEKLTAEIEKDPGKKILLKGDNALSVGDVRKVLDVARKSKAKQISLGVEEKK, from the coding sequence ATGGGAATGTCAGCAGGCCCCAAGGGGAGCGTCAAGAGCGACATCAACGTCACGCCGCTGGTCGACGTGGTGCTGGTACTCCTCATCATCTTCATGGTCGTCACCCCGATGCTCCAGCGTGGCAAGTCCGTGGAGCTCCCGAAGGCCACCGAGATCGAGAAGGAAGGAAAAGGGAAGGAAGCCGACCCGCTCATCCTCTCCATCACCCCGGACAAGAAGGTGTTCGTGGAGAACGACCAGGTGGATGAGAAAGGGCTCCAGGAGAAGCTCACCGCGGAAATCGAGAAGGATCCAGGCAAGAAGATCCTGCTCAAGGGTGATAACGCGCTCAGCGTTGGTGACGTGCGCAAGGTGCTGGACGTGGCCCGCAAGTCCAAGGCCAAGCAGATCTCCCTGGGCGTCGAGGAGAAGAAGTAA